The following proteins are encoded in a genomic region of Leptolyngbya ohadii IS1:
- a CDS encoding sensor histidine kinase yields MPPFLQSLLSSGPFIPHGHCYLWQTPLVGLHLLSDVFIALAYYSIPIFLVAFSVKRKDLPFRWLFWLFGAFIVSCGTTHWLDVVTLWYPVYWFSGGVKAVTALVSVATVMELVPLYPKALALPSPEQLRVINQQLEQEIEERKAVEEALRESEQRNAELSAAALREKDNLLQLFAQYAPAGIAMFDQQMRYLIASQRWVDDYTLGSIEALMERSHYEIVPHIPERWKQIHQRCLAGATERCEEDRFVRADGVEKFIRWEVRPWYQAAGDVGGIIMFSEDITEQKQAERALQQLNTELEQRVVERTAELTALSDRLREAQEIARIGSWEYNLLTGEINWSNEIFQIFALSPEQPVPSYEQHLRENYLPEEAARLQAAVTRALEQGEPYELDLQIIRSDGSTGWILGKGKPIVNEHQQVVRLVGTALDITERKTLEVEQQQLVHLKDDFLSTVSHELRSPLASIKMAIHLLEIKLGQVLPVLETENTTQCQQIRQYLSILHQQCDQELEIVNNLLDLQRLEAGGATKTIAPIQVLEWVEQVASAYQERAQERQQQLQVLLPPSLPELYSDSEILTSVLRELLTNACKYTPPGETITVQVEPTTADIRIIVQNSGSYIPKAELERIFDKFYRVPGGDPWKQGGTGLGLALAKKQVEYLGGSMRAESDARGVRFIVSLPIEIC; encoded by the coding sequence ATGCCCCCATTCCTGCAAAGCCTGCTGTCTTCAGGTCCGTTCATCCCCCACGGTCACTGCTATCTCTGGCAGACTCCCTTAGTAGGGCTGCATCTCCTCTCGGATGTCTTTATTGCTCTGGCTTACTACTCGATTCCAATATTTTTGGTTGCCTTTTCGGTCAAACGGAAAGACCTGCCCTTTCGTTGGCTCTTTTGGTTGTTTGGAGCATTTATTGTTTCCTGTGGCACGACTCACTGGCTGGATGTTGTCACGCTCTGGTATCCCGTTTATTGGTTCTCTGGTGGCGTTAAGGCAGTCACAGCACTGGTCTCGGTTGCTACTGTCATGGAACTTGTCCCGCTCTATCCCAAAGCCCTGGCACTGCCCAGTCCAGAACAGCTCAGGGTAATCAATCAGCAATTAGAGCAGGAGATTGAAGAACGGAAAGCGGTTGAAGAAGCGCTACGAGAAAGTGAGCAACGTAATGCAGAGTTATCGGCAGCAGCACTGAGGGAGAAGGACAATCTGCTACAGCTCTTTGCCCAGTATGCGCCTGCCGGGATTGCCATGTTTGACCAGCAGATGCGCTACCTCATAGCGAGCCAAAGATGGGTCGATGACTACACGCTTGGCTCGATTGAAGCTTTAATGGAACGATCGCACTATGAAATCGTGCCTCACATTCCTGAGCGATGGAAGCAGATCCACCAACGCTGCTTGGCAGGAGCAACTGAGCGATGTGAGGAAGATCGGTTTGTTCGAGCCGATGGAGTGGAAAAGTTCATCCGCTGGGAGGTTCGTCCCTGGTATCAGGCAGCAGGAGACGTAGGCGGCATCATTATGTTCTCGGAAGACATTACTGAACAAAAGCAGGCAGAACGGGCACTCCAGCAGCTCAATACTGAACTCGAACAGCGGGTAGTAGAACGAACAGCCGAACTCACAGCCCTCAGCGACCGTCTCAGAGAAGCACAGGAAATTGCTCGAATTGGCAGTTGGGAATACAACCTGCTAACTGGAGAAATTAACTGGTCAAATGAGATTTTCCAGATCTTTGCTTTATCCCCAGAGCAGCCTGTCCCCAGCTATGAGCAGCACTTGCGCGAAAACTACCTGCCTGAAGAGGCAGCACGACTCCAGGCAGCAGTAACACGCGCACTAGAGCAGGGAGAGCCGTATGAACTAGATTTGCAAATCATTCGCTCAGATGGCTCAACCGGATGGATCTTGGGCAAGGGTAAGCCGATCGTCAATGAGCATCAGCAAGTGGTGCGCCTGGTAGGAACTGCTTTAGATATTACGGAACGCAAGACCCTGGAAGTCGAGCAACAGCAGTTAGTTCATCTGAAAGATGACTTTCTCAGCACTGTCTCTCACGAACTTCGATCCCCCCTCGCCAGTATCAAGATGGCAATTCATCTACTAGAAATCAAGCTGGGGCAAGTGTTACCAGTGCTGGAGACAGAAAACACCACTCAATGTCAGCAAATCCGGCAATACTTGAGCATCCTGCATCAGCAGTGCGATCAGGAGCTTGAGATCGTCAATAACCTGCTGGACTTACAGCGGCTAGAAGCAGGCGGAGCCACTAAGACGATCGCCCCCATCCAGGTTCTTGAATGGGTTGAGCAGGTTGCTTCTGCTTATCAAGAACGGGCACAGGAACGACAGCAGCAGCTACAGGTATTGCTCCCTCCTTCATTGCCTGAACTGTATTCGGATAGTGAAATCCTGACCAGTGTGCTGAGAGAGTTATTGACCAACGCCTGCAAGTACACGCCACCCGGAGAAACCATCACCGTACAGGTCGAGCCGACAACAGCCGATATTCGGATCATTGTGCAGAATTCTGGCAGCTACATTCCTAAAGCAGAACTAGAACGCATCTTTGATAAGTTCTATCGAGTGCCAGGAGGCGACCCCTGGAAGCAGGGCGGGACTGGGCTAGGACTGGCGCTTGCCAAGAAGCAGGTGGAATATCTGGGCGGGTCGATGCGG